The genomic window CTTTTTTCCATATATCATCTTGTGTCCCATTTTACTCAGCCCCTGAGGCACCCCAGTGTCCATCTTCTTCcctgtttccctttctttccttttttttttttttttttgcctacccTCCTCTCATTTGTGGCATGGGTACCTCTGGGCTGGCCTGCCCTCTCCTATAGTAGGGCTGGCCATGACTTCGCTAACTAACCAGTATGCCCTGTGTCTTACAGTGACGTGTGTGTGCAGTGGTGTCCACTCTCCCGGCATTGCAGCACCGAGAAAAGCAGCTCCATTGGCAGCATGGAGAGCCTGGAGCAACCAGGCCAAGCCACCTATGAGAGCCATCTGTTGCCTATTGACCAGAACATGTACCCTAACCAGCGTGACTCAGCCTACAGCTCCTTCTCGGCCAGCTCAAATGCTTCTGACTGTGCCCTTTCCCTCAGGCCAGAGGAGCCAGCCTCTACAGACTGCATCATGCAAGGCCCAGGGCCAACTAAGGCCCCCAGTGGCCGGCCTAATGTGGCTGAGACCTCAGGAGGTAGTCGGCGCACCAGTGGGGGCCACCTGACCCCCAGCTCTCAGATGTCTTCCCGTCCACAGGAGGGATACCAGTCAGGGCCTGCCAAAGCAGTCAggggcccaccacaacctccagtGAGGCGGGACAGCCTTCAGGCCTCCAGAGCCCAACTCCTCAATGGAGAGCAGCGCAGGGCATCTGAGCCTGTGGTCGCCTTGCCACAGAAGGAGAAACTGAGCTTAGAAACTGTGCTACCCACAAGAAACCCTAATAGGTTCTGTTGCCTCAGTGGGCATGACCAAGTGACAAGTGAGGGCCATCAGAACTGTGAGTTCAGTCAGCCTCCTGAATCCAGCCAACAGGGCTCTGAGCATCTACTGATGCAGACCCCAACCAAAGCTGTTGGATCCCCAAAAGCCTGTGACAAAGCTTCCAGCATGAATTCCAACCCACTCAATGAGGCTTCTGCAGAGCTAGTGAAGGCTTCTTTTGGCAGACCTCCATATCTCATAGGACCCACAGGGCATCGCCATAGTGCCCCTGAACAGCTGCTGGCATCCCACCTGCAGCATATGCACCTTGATACCAGGGGCAGCAAAGGGATGGAGCTCCCACCCGGACAGGATGGGCACCAGTGGACTCTGTCCCCTTTGCACAGCAGCCACAAAGGGAAGAAAAGTCCATGCCCCCCTACAGGAGGAACCCATGACCAGtccagcaaagaaagaaagaccagACAAGTGGATGACAGGTCTTTAGTTTTGGGACACCAGAGCCAAAGCAGTCCCCCACATGGAGAGGCTGATGGACACCCCTCAGAAAAAGATTTCCTGGACCTAAACAGAACAAGCAGAGCAGGTAGTGAATTGGCCAACCAGCAACCCTCTGCCTCTGGCTCCCTTGTTCAACAAGCCAGGGACTGTTCTTCAACCACTAAAGTAGCTGGTGGCACAGAGGCAGGTGAAGAAGGGGACAGTGAGCCCAAGGAGTGCAGCCGGATGGCTGGAAGGCGAAGTGGAGGGACCCGGGGCCGCTCGATCCAAAACCGGCGGAAGAGTGAGCGTTTTGCTACCAATCTGCGTAACGAAATTCAGAGGAGGAAGGCCCAGCTCCAGAAAAGCAAGGGTCCCTTGTCACAGCTGTGTGACACTAAGGAGCCAGTGGAAGAGACCCAGGAGCCCCCAGAAAGTCCTCCACTCACTGCCTCTAACACATGTCTTCTATCTTCATGTAAAAAACCTCCCAGCACCAGAGACAAGCTCTTCAACAAAAGCATGATGCTCAGAGCTAGGTCTTCCGAGTGCCTCAGCCAAGCCCCTGAGAGCCATGAATCTAGGACAGGCTTAGAGGGACGAATAAGCCCTGGCCAGAGGCCTGGCCAGTCCTCTTTGGGGCTGAACACCTGGTGGAAAGCACCTGACCCATCCTCCTCAGACCCTGAGAAAGCACATGCTCACTGTGGAGTCCATGGAGGTCATTGGAGATGGTCTCCAGAGCATAATTCACAGCCACTTGTGGCAGTAGGCATGGAAGGCCCTTCCAACCCAGGTGACAACAAGGAATTGAAGGCTTCTACTGCTCAAGCTGGGGAGGATGCCATCCTCTTGCCTTTTGCAGACAGAAGAAAGTTCTTTGAAGAGAGTAGCAAATCCTTGTCTACATCTCATTTGCCAGGTTTAACCACTCATAGCAACAAGACTTTTACCCAGAGACCAAAACCTATAGACCAAAACTTCCAGCCAATGAGCTCCAGCTATAGGGAATTGAGGCGCCATCCCATGGACCAATCATATCATTCCGCAGACCAACCATATCATGCCACAGACCAATCATATCATTCCATGTCACCCCTTCAGTCAGAAACTCCCACTTACTCAGAATGTTTTGCAAGCAAAGGTCTAGAAAATTCCGTGTGTTGTAAGCCACTACACTGTGGTGATTTTGATTACCACAGGACCTGCTCTTACTCCTGCAGTGTTCAAGGAGCTCTAGTCCATGATCCTCGCGTTTATTGTTCTGGGGAAATCTGCCCTGCCTTGCTAAAGAGAAATATGATGCCAAATTGCTACAACTGCCGGTGCCACCACCACCAATGCATTCGGTGTTCAGTTTGCTATCATAATCCTCAGCACAGTACCCTCGAGGACAGCAGCTTGGCACCTGGCAACACTTGGAAACCcaggaagctgacagtgcaggtAAGGACTTGGTTCTTGGGTGGGTAACCTTCATTATTGTCTTTGAGAGGAGATAGCTaggtaaatcatttaaaaatataacaattataattccTTGAAACTCTACAGCACTGGCTCCAGTAGTTGTTAGCTTAGTAACCTTGAACAAGATACTCAGCCACCAAAATTGCAG from Nomascus leucogenys isolate Asia chromosome X, Asia_NLE_v1, whole genome shotgun sequence includes these protein-coding regions:
- the SHROOM4 gene encoding protein Shroom4 is translated as MHFPSEAFSLSWHSGCNTSDVCVQWCPLSRHCSTEKSSSIGSMESLEQPGQATYESHLLPIDQNMYPNQRDSAYSSFSASSNASDCALSLRPEEPASTDCIMQGPGPTKAPSGRPNVAETSGGSRRTSGGHLTPSSQMSSRPQEGYQSGPAKAVRGPPQPPVRRDSLQASRAQLLNGEQRRASEPVVALPQKEKLSLETVLPTRNPNRFCCLSGHDQVTSEGHQNCEFSQPPESSQQGSEHLLMQTPTKAVGSPKACDKASSMNSNPLNEASAELVKASFGRPPYLIGPTGHRHSAPEQLLASHLQHMHLDTRGSKGMELPPGQDGHQWTLSPLHSSHKGKKSPCPPTGGTHDQSSKERKTRQVDDRSLVLGHQSQSSPPHGEADGHPSEKDFLDLNRTSRAGSELANQQPSASGSLVQQARDCSSTTKVAGGTEAGEEGDSEPKECSRMAGRRSGGTRGRSIQNRRKSERFATNLRNEIQRRKAQLQKSKGPLSQLCDTKEPVEETQEPPESPPLTASNTCLLSSCKKPPSTRDKLFNKSMMLRARSSECLSQAPESHESRTGLEGRISPGQRPGQSSLGLNTWWKAPDPSSSDPEKAHAHCGVHGGHWRWSPEHNSQPLVAVGMEGPSNPGDNKELKASTAQAGEDAILLPFADRRKFFEESSKSLSTSHLPGLTTHSNKTFTQRPKPIDQNFQPMSSSYRELRRHPMDQSYHSADQPYHATDQSYHSMSPLQSETPTYSECFASKGLENSVCCKPLHCGDFDYHRTCSYSCSVQGALVHDPRVYCSGEICPALLKRNMMPNCYNCRCHHHQCIRCSVCYHNPQHSTLEDSSLAPGNTWKPRKLTVQEFPGDKWNPITGNRKTSQSGREMAHSKTSFSWATPFHPCLENPALDLSSYRAISSLDLLGDFKHALKKSEETSVYEEGSSLASMPHPLRSRAFSESHISLEPQSTRAWGQHRRELFSKGDETQSDLLGARKKAFPPPRPPPPNWEKYRLFRAAQQQKQQQQQQKQQEEEEEEEEEEEEEEEGEEEEEELPPQYFSSETSGSCALNPEEVLEQPQPLSLGHLEGSRQGSQSVPAEQESFALHSSDFLPPIRGHLGSQPEQAQPPCYYGIGGLWRTSEQEATESAKQEFQHFSPPPGAPGIPTSYSAYYNISVAKAELLNKLKDQPEMAEIGLGEEEVDHELAQKKIQLIESISRKLSVLREAQRGLLEDIDANSALGEKVEANLKAVCKSNEFEKYHLFVGDLDKVVNLLLSLSGRLARVENALNSIDSEANQEKLVLIEKKQQLTGQLADAKELKEHVDRREKLVFGMVSRYLLQDQLQDYQHFVKMKSALIIEQRELEEKIKLGEEQLKCLRESLLLGPSNF